A genomic window from Candidatus Denitrolinea symbiosum includes:
- a CDS encoding 3-ketoacyl-(acyl-carrier-protein) reductase has translation MEFRDKVVLITGAGKGTGRQVAAAFAAQGARVAANDISPQSLDLLTAELNLSGQSIKTYVEDVAKKVGVQALVKQVEDDFGRIDILVNHASVEPHSPLLDMDEWDWRRTLDVNVTAAFLAMQSTGRIMRERGGGVIVNLASFSGGTVALDRSAYVTSLFGLIGLTRQAARELFAYGIRVHAVGRGLGRFQNTGATVPADLSRAILFLCSPRAAHLTGHIVNLP, from the coding sequence ATGGAATTCCGAGATAAAGTCGTACTGATCACCGGGGCGGGAAAAGGCACAGGCCGCCAGGTGGCCGCCGCGTTCGCCGCGCAGGGAGCGCGCGTGGCCGCCAACGATATTTCGCCGCAAAGCCTGGACCTGCTGACGGCCGAACTCAACCTGAGCGGACAGTCCATCAAAACCTACGTGGAAGACGTCGCCAAAAAGGTCGGGGTGCAGGCGCTCGTCAAACAGGTGGAGGACGACTTCGGCCGCATTGACATCCTCGTCAACCACGCTTCGGTCGAGCCGCACTCTCCCCTGCTCGATATGGACGAGTGGGACTGGCGCCGCACCCTCGACGTGAATGTGACCGCCGCCTTCCTCGCCATGCAATCGACAGGCCGCATCATGCGCGAACGCGGCGGCGGGGTCATCGTCAACCTGGCCTCCTTCTCCGGCGGCACAGTGGCGCTCGACCGTTCGGCCTACGTTACCAGTCTCTTCGGCCTCATCGGGCTGACGCGGCAGGCGGCGCGCGAACTGTTCGCCTATGGCATCCGCGTCCACGCGGTGGGACGCGGGCTGGGACGCTTCCAGAACACCGGCGCCACCGTCCCCGCGGACCTGTCGCGCGCGATCCTCTTCCTGTGCAGCCCGCGCGCCGCGCATCTCACCGGTCACATCGTCAACCTGCCGTAG